The genomic DNA GCATGATTTATTAACAGTGTTGGCTCTGGTAAGGATTTCAATACTCGTAAATTATCGCGTTGAACTGCTAATTTTTGTAGTCTTTTGTGTACCTCTGGTGGCATAAATGGTCCAGTTAAGATGATGCCATTCATATCTTGTGGTAGTTTTGCACTGGCAAAGGTTTCTGCTAATTTCTCTCCATCCTGTCCACCACCGACTAAGCATAATGCAAATTTTCCTGATGGCAAATTTAAGGATTTAAACGCCTGAATACTTTCAATATCAGTAAATTTAAGGCGATGACGTTGGTCAATATAACCGGTGTAGCGAATTTTATCAACTGTCTGAGGTTGAAAATTATATTCCCTAACTACATCATAAATAGCCGGATCTCCATACACCCAAACAGCATCATAATAAGTTTGAATGGCTTCTTCATTAGCCATGCGTTTCCAGTCTCTCTGCACAGATATGGGTTTGTCTAACACATCTCTTAAACCTAAAATGCAGCGTGTTTTTTCTTGGGTATGCAAGTAATTCAGTGTTGGTTCTAGTTCTCCAACTGCACCTCTGGGGACATTATCAACAATGAAAATATTAGGTTGAAAACTTTTGATCGTGGTCAGAATAACTTGCGATCGCAGTGTAATAATTTCTTGTAATGATAAATCTAATCTTTTTGCTTGATATTGACTATCAATATTTTTATACAAAGCTGGTAAACTCAAAAAATCAACCCCTGAAGGTATGGGTAAATTACTTCCATCCTGTATTCCACTAATCATTAAGATATCGATGTCTAAAGGCGAATATCTTAATGTTTGGGCAATTAATAAGTTACGGCGTTTATGTCCCAATCCCATTGTGTCATGGGAATAGAAAACAATGCGCCACTTACGATGATTTTGAGGCAAGTTTTTACCTGTCTCTGAGTCCTCTTTGGTCACTGTTACTCCTAATCTTCTAGAGCAAACTAATTTGGTATATTTAATTCATAGACAACCTAGTCAATATCTTGAGAAAGATTATAGTTAATTCTGGACTGGTTAACTACAGCAAGGATACCAACTTCTCTACGGACAATTGTTACTACGAATCATAATGTTACTGAGTTAGATGGATTTCAATAGTTGATAGTATCAGATCATCAAGAATTAGGAAGACTAACATTTGCACAGAAACACCAAATAAATACTCCTGTAAGCAAAACACAGAGAACCCCAGTTAAACCAGCTAGGGGTTTTTGATTTTTACCAGTTAACCATTCTGAGGCTTTACCAGTGTAGGTTATTAATCCCGCTGTATCTATGGTAGCGATCGCCCAGATCCAACCTGCATGGAGTCCCCAAGCTATCCCTAAATTATTGCTATCAGCTATTCTGGCCACTACCAACACCATTCCCATCAGCCATAAACCAGGTAATTGAGGTATGGTTTCTTGTTGTTCCCAAACTAAATGTAGTAAAGCAAAAATCAAACTAGAAATAACAGCAGCTAACCAAATCGGGTAATCTTGGTCTAAAGTAGTCAGTAAAAAACCCCGAAACACTAACTCTTCTATCCCTCCGACAAACAAAGCTACCGCAGAAATTGGTAGCAAAATACCGGGAATTAATTTGATATTGGATGTTTCTAGATAGCACCAACCTAACCAAAATTGGCAGGTAAACACCATGATTAGCCCCAATATACCCAAACCCAAACCTAGGAATAGGGAAGCAAAAATCGAAAAATTCCTAACTAATCCCTCATCGGCAAAAGATCCAAATCCTAACCAATTGAACCCCCAAATAATTAGAGGTGCTAATAAATAGAGAGATACTAATAAAGGTATTTTTTGCTCTGGTTGTAAGGATTTATTAATCTGCAACTTCAATACTGAGGCAGATATCACTGCCAATGGCAACCAAAATATTGCCCAAACCATAAAAAAAGCCATGACAACGAACACTACTGGCGCATTTTTTAAAAACACCAGTAATGTCTGGACAGATGGCTCTAGAAGTGATAGAAAAAAGTGTGGAAAAATCACGATATATAGTCAGATAAGATAGGGTATTTTGGCAATCTTCCAAAACCCTACCAGAATTTATGACTCATCGTCCAAAATATCAAATCGTATTTTGTTGTCAACAAAGCCTCAAACTACAAATACTGTTTATTTGTAAAAGTAGGGAAAAGCCAATATACATTTACTGACAACTGACCCCTACTTTTTAGAGAAATTTACTCCTCTTCATTTTCCAAATCAGCTTCATCAGAGTCTAGGTCTGAAGAAGTCAATTTTTTGTCACTTTCACCTAGTTGAATTAAGTGAATATGCTTGTAACCGAGCCGAATTTCAAATTCATCTCCTGGTTTTAAACCCATTGCTTTTGTATAGGTAGCACCAATGACAATTTGACGATTTTGATGAACACTTACCCGATATGTCGGTTCGCGGCCACGTCCATCTTTAGGTGATTCTGGGCTGAGAGGAATACCTCTTGCTGCCAATAAAGCATCATAAAAATCTGTCAGATTAACACGTACCTGTTGATTCTTTGTAACTGTGTAATAGCCACACTGTCTAGCTCTTTCACGACGTGGTAAATGAGAAAGCTCTTTTACTTTATTTAGTAGTGCTTTTCCAGTTAATAGTGGATATTCGGCGGTTGCAGTTTCAGTCATTATGCTCAAAATTTCCTTAATCTCTTCAAGCTGAACATTAATGTAGCCTTACGTTCTGTATCTGACTTTTTAGCCAATTAACAGAGCTACTAAAGACTGTGGGGTGAGGCGTGAATTCCTGCGAATAAGATCAAACCTAGTATCTCCTTCAATGGTTATCCATATTAGATTCAGAGATCCTGGTGATCACAGAAATTTATTCCATTGATTTTACGGTACTTTTAACCATCATTCGCCATGAAAAAAAGGAGTATTTTATCTTTTGGCGCTTTTGTAGTGGTTTATTTTTAAGCAACCTTTACAAATCAGGTTAGTTCTACTCCAAAAAAGTCGTAGATACAATAAATAGCAGGTCTTTCACTTTCGGACTACCCTTTTCTTGTTCTTGATTTGTAGGTTTGTACCCACTCGTCATCCCAAGCTTAGGACAGTATAGTATTTGCTTATGGTCTCACAGACATACACCCTTTTGTCTTGCCATAGAGACTTGAATTTTCATGTCTCTCGATTACGAATCAACAAAGTAGTACCCGTCGTACTTCTACAGCCTTTGGTACTGGTTTTGTGAATTCATAATTTCATATTAAATACTATCATGGATTAATAATAGCAAAATATTTGTTTAATTTAAAATTCAATTTAAAAATATTTTTTTTCTGATCACTGCAAATAGGAAGGTAAAAAGAGCAAGAGATTTTACTCTCCCATGATCGGATCATCACTGTAGAGTCTAGGAGTTGATAAAAATTTATATAATTGAGAGCAACTGTTTTGAGTAGGTTACTTAAAATTAGGTTTTCTTGATTGGAGATCAAAGGAAAAGCTGCTGAGGCTTTTCACCCAGTTTATTGGCAGAAGGTAAAATATCAAAGATGATTACCCAATTTTGCATAGCAGAAGAATTAATTTACCACATCTATCTCCTGCTTAATAGTGATCGCCAGAAAATTATCCTCTGATTTAACACTTCTATATATTTAAGAAATTTTCACTTCGCTATGGCTTGAAGACAGTTTACAAATATGACTAGACTAAAAACTCTGGTTTAATGAAAAAGTCTTTTCGTAACAACGCAGTATGACGTAAATCATAGCGCAGGAGTCAGAAGGAAGACCCGAAAAAGTTGTCATAATCATGGAAAATATGCAAAAGTTTTGGAGTTTTTATCCTATCCCACCTTCTTGAGCAAGTTGGTTGTGAAGATAAATTGCACCAACTGCACATCTGCAACTAGAATTTTAATGGTTATGACCTAGAATTATTAGTGCCTCCAGCCTCAATTTACGACTTCTGGCTCAATTAAAGCAACTTTAGAATTTGGTTAGTGATAATGGAAGTTATTTTTAAGATTATTCGGCAGCAACAAAATTCTACACCTGTTGTCCAAACCTATCCTTTACAGGTAGAACCAGGAAATACAATCCTTGATTGTCTAAATCGAATTAAATGGGAACAGGAT from Okeanomitos corallinicola TIOX110 includes the following:
- a CDS encoding type II CAAX endopeptidase family protein produces the protein MAFFMVWAIFWLPLAVISASVLKLQINKSLQPEQKIPLLVSLYLLAPLIIWGFNWLGFGSFADEGLVRNFSIFASLFLGLGLGILGLIMVFTCQFWLGWCYLETSNIKLIPGILLPISAVALFVGGIEELVFRGFLLTTLDQDYPIWLAAVISSLIFALLHLVWEQQETIPQLPGLWLMGMVLVVARIADSNNLGIAWGLHAGWIWAIATIDTAGLITYTGKASEWLTGKNQKPLAGLTGVLCVLLTGVFIWCFCANVSLPNS
- a CDS encoding AbrB family transcriptional regulator, which gives rise to MTETATAEYPLLTGKALLNKVKELSHLPRRERARQCGYYTVTKNQQVRVNLTDFYDALLAARGIPLSPESPKDGRGREPTYRVSVHQNRQIVIGATYTKAMGLKPGDEFEIRLGYKHIHLIQLGESDKKLTSSDLDSDEADLENEEE
- a CDS encoding glycosyltransferase family protein — protein: MTKEDSETGKNLPQNHRKWRIVFYSHDTMGLGHKRRNLLIAQTLRYSPLDIDILMISGIQDGSNLPIPSGVDFLSLPALYKNIDSQYQAKRLDLSLQEIITLRSQVILTTIKSFQPNIFIVDNVPRGAVGELEPTLNYLHTQEKTRCILGLRDVLDKPISVQRDWKRMANEEAIQTYYDAVWVYGDPAIYDVVREYNFQPQTVDKIRYTGYIDQRHRLKFTDIESIQAFKSLNLPSGKFALCLVGGGQDGEKLAETFASAKLPQDMNGIILTGPFMPPEVHKRLQKLAVQRDNLRVLKSLPEPTLLINHADRIIAMGGYNTTCELLSFQKRSLIVPRITPRQEQFVRAERLQSLGLVDMLHPQNLTPQALTDWLAQDNKAPQIRNCVNLNGLNQIAQFIGEILIPVHNPSKQAS